From Polaribacter butkevichii, a single genomic window includes:
- a CDS encoding transglutaminase domain-containing protein: MKKITLLLVLSLLSNTLTAQKSKSTKLGQTTLDELKMTVYDKDSTATAVVLYEHANRYPDRENDEIPRTDYYFRIKILDKSSFDLANITVNLYKKQKIENISAITYNITEKGTMNTTYLSDKDIFTTKERDTWTVKKFTLPNIKEGSIIEYKYSVLSPYLGINDWYFQSDIPKVKSEFDASILGNYTYNIRIIGYLKLDKDEPSVDKKCVIIDGLGEGACAIYSYGMNNIPAFKEEDYMLSKKNYISRISFDLKSNTGYDGVTTDLTTTWKKADKALQSHFFNNQTSKKSFFKKYIPEEILTTENTLERAKKVYRFISNHFTWNDNYWTNEDAKVKNAFQEKTGDVGEINISLYNSLKAANIDANLVVLSTRNNGVPTKLFPVIYDYNYVIVQAVIDGKYYYLDATEKYIPFGQVPVRTLNGEARVINYKDKSFWVTLKPKNQSAINISAKLTLDEEGAFLGYLRIRRDGYFASKQRKKISLKSEENYLEDFEAKNENIEIEDYKVKNLDALDKSLEEDFTIRLEMNESLGNKIRINPFLFNRIKQNPFQLKDRYYPVDFGYSRRDNYYLTLEIPTDYKIIKLPKDKAISLPNNGGNFIVKTIQKGNNINILTRLNIAKKYYSVNDYYALKEFYKQIIISESDYIILEKK; encoded by the coding sequence ATGAAAAAGATTACCCTATTACTAGTACTCTCACTCCTATCAAACACATTAACTGCACAAAAAAGTAAATCAACTAAATTGGGTCAAACCACTTTAGACGAATTAAAAATGACGGTTTACGATAAAGATTCTACAGCAACTGCCGTGGTTTTATATGAACATGCAAATAGATATCCCGATAGAGAAAATGATGAAATACCAAGAACTGATTATTACTTTAGAATTAAAATATTAGACAAATCTTCTTTTGACTTAGCTAACATTACTGTTAATTTATATAAAAAACAAAAAATTGAAAATATAAGCGCCATTACCTATAATATTACAGAAAAAGGCACAATGAACACCACTTATCTTTCTGACAAAGATATTTTTACAACCAAAGAACGAGATACTTGGACGGTTAAAAAGTTTACATTACCTAATATAAAAGAAGGTAGCATTATAGAATACAAATACAGCGTTTTATCTCCTTACCTAGGTATTAATGATTGGTATTTTCAGTCTGATATACCAAAAGTAAAAAGTGAATTTGATGCATCCATTTTAGGAAATTACACATACAACATAAGAATTATTGGCTATTTAAAATTAGATAAAGACGAACCATCTGTAGACAAAAAATGCGTTATTATTGATGGTCTTGGAGAAGGTGCCTGTGCAATTTATTCTTATGGAATGAATAATATCCCTGCTTTTAAGGAAGAGGATTATATGCTAAGTAAAAAGAATTATATTTCAAGAATTTCTTTCGATTTAAAATCAAATACGGGCTATGATGGAGTTACCACAGACTTAACCACAACTTGGAAAAAAGCAGATAAAGCGCTGCAATCTCATTTCTTTAACAATCAAACTTCCAAAAAAAGTTTTTTTAAAAAATATATTCCTGAAGAAATTTTAACAACAGAAAACACCTTAGAAAGAGCTAAAAAAGTGTACCGCTTTATTTCGAATCATTTTACATGGAATGATAATTATTGGACCAATGAAGACGCCAAAGTAAAAAATGCATTTCAAGAAAAAACGGGTGATGTTGGTGAAATAAATATTTCTTTATACAATAGTTTAAAAGCAGCAAACATAGATGCTAATTTAGTAGTTCTATCTACCAGAAATAATGGTGTACCTACAAAACTATTTCCTGTTATTTACGATTATAATTATGTAATTGTACAAGCAGTTATTGATGGAAAATACTATTATTTAGACGCTACAGAAAAATATATTCCATTTGGTCAGGTTCCTGTTAGAACGCTAAATGGCGAAGCAAGAGTTATTAATTATAAAGATAAAAGCTTTTGGGTAACGCTAAAACCTAAAAATCAATCCGCTATAAATATTTCAGCTAAACTTACTTTAGATGAAGAAGGTGCATTTTTAGGGTATTTAAGAATAAGAAGAGACGGCTATTTTGCTTCTAAACAAAGAAAAAAGATTTCTTTAAAAAGCGAAGAAAATTACTTAGAAGATTTTGAAGCAAAAAATGAAAACATAGAAATAGAAGATTATAAAGTTAAAAACTTAGATGCTTTAGATAAAAGTTTAGAAGAAGACTTTACCATACGATTAGAAATGAATGAAAGTTTAGGTAATAAAATAAGAATTAATCCTTTTCTTTTTAATAGAATAAAACAAAATCCTTTTCAATTAAAAGACAGATACTACCCCGTAGATTTTGGATACTCTAGAAGAGATAATTATTATTTAACTTTAGAAATACCAACAGACTATAAAATCATAAAACTACCAAAAGACAAGGCTATATCATTACCTAATAATGGAGGTAACTTTATTGTTAAAACTATACAAAAAGGAAATAATATAAATATTTTAACTAGATTAAACATTGCTAAAAAATATTATTCGGTAAACGACTACTATGCCTTAAAAGAATTTTACAAGCAAATTATTATTTCTGAAAGCGATTATATCATCCTAGAAAAAAAATAA
- a CDS encoding YggS family pyridoxal phosphate-dependent enzyme — protein MIKENLLAIKKSIPETVTLVAVSKTKPIEDLKEAYAAGQRIFGENKIQEMVDKYDALPKDIQWHMIGHLQSNKVKYMAHFVDLIHGVDKFSTLKEINKQAKKHNRVINCLLQVKIAKEETKFGLSFDEIEEILSSEEFATLENIKIIGFMGMATFTDNQQQLKEEFSSLKSFFDIKKTQISAINCNLKTLSMGMSGDYLLAIENGSTMVRVGSSIFGHRNYNA, from the coding sequence ATGATTAAAGAAAACCTATTAGCAATAAAAAAATCAATTCCAGAAACGGTAACCTTAGTTGCTGTTTCTAAAACAAAACCAATAGAAGACCTAAAGGAAGCTTACGCTGCTGGTCAACGCATTTTTGGGGAGAATAAAATTCAGGAAATGGTTGATAAATATGATGCTTTACCAAAAGACATACAATGGCACATGATTGGTCATTTGCAAAGTAACAAGGTAAAATACATGGCACATTTTGTAGATTTAATTCATGGAGTAGATAAATTTTCAACATTAAAAGAAATAAACAAACAAGCAAAAAAACATAACAGAGTTATTAATTGTTTGTTACAAGTAAAAATAGCCAAAGAAGAAACCAAATTTGGACTTTCTTTTGATGAAATTGAAGAAATTTTATCATCAGAAGAATTCGCTACATTAGAAAATATAAAAATTATTGGTTTTATGGGAATGGCAACATTTACAGACAATCAACAACAATTAAAAGAAGAATTTTCATCACTAAAATCCTTTTTCGATATCAAAAAAACACAAATTAGTGCTATAAACTGTAACTTAAAAACATTGTCTATGGGAATGAGCGGAGATTATTTGTTAGCAATAGAAAATGGTAGTACTATGGTAAGAGTTGGTAGCTCTATATTTGGTCATAGAAATTATAATGCGTAA
- a CDS encoding exonuclease domain-containing protein, translated as MYAILDIETTGGKFNEEGITEIAIYKFDGHTTVDQFISLVNPEKPIQEFVVKLTGINNKMLKNAPKFYEVAKRIIEITSDCILVAHNTTFDYRILSTEFDRLGYDFNRNTLCTVELSQKLILDQPSYSLGKLIRSLGIPMTDRHRASGDALATVQLFKLLLEKDTNKTIIQSSIKYFDRRNQKQKLRTLIEEIPTIQGVFYIHDKEGKVIYLGKGKNIKAEVNNLFLKETRRAIKIQERAQTISFDKTGNELFTRLKHSIELETLLPKFNFRKKQKTTTQNFNNDNFIILEKGREPEENAIILIENNEVYGYGYTNLNYQENQLDILKAVLTPIENKLQAKTIIKNYINKYKVQKIIRL; from the coding sequence TTGTACGCAATTTTAGATATAGAAACTACAGGAGGTAAATTTAATGAAGAAGGCATCACAGAAATTGCTATCTACAAATTTGATGGTCATACCACAGTAGACCAATTTATTAGCCTGGTAAATCCAGAAAAACCCATTCAAGAATTTGTTGTAAAATTAACGGGCATCAATAATAAAATGCTTAAAAATGCACCCAAATTTTATGAGGTTGCAAAACGGATTATAGAAATTACTTCAGATTGTATTTTGGTTGCTCATAATACCACATTCGATTACAGAATTTTAAGTACAGAATTTGATCGATTAGGTTATGATTTTAATAGAAATACTTTGTGTACTGTAGAATTAAGTCAGAAATTAATTTTAGACCAACCCTCTTACAGTTTAGGTAAACTAATACGTTCTTTAGGCATACCAATGACAGACAGACATAGAGCGTCTGGAGATGCTTTGGCAACTGTACAATTATTTAAATTACTTTTAGAAAAAGACACCAACAAAACCATTATACAAAGTTCTATAAAATATTTTGACAGAAGAAATCAGAAACAAAAACTAAGAACTTTAATAGAGGAAATACCTACTATACAAGGTGTTTTTTACATCCATGACAAAGAAGGAAAAGTTATTTATTTAGGAAAAGGAAAAAACATTAAAGCAGAAGTAAACAATCTCTTTTTAAAAGAAACAAGAAGGGCCATTAAAATTCAAGAAAGAGCACAAACAATTTCTTTTGATAAAACGGGTAATGAACTATTTACACGTTTAAAACACTCGATAGAATTAGAAACATTATTACCAAAATTTAATTTTAGAAAGAAACAAAAAACAACAACTCAGAACTTTAATAATGATAATTTTATCATTCTAGAAAAAGGTAGAGAACCAGAAGAAAATGCCATCATTTTAATAGAAAATAATGAAGTTTATGGATATGGGTATACAAATCTAAATTATCAAGAAAACCAATTAGATATTTTAAAAGCAGTTTTAACTCCTATCGAAAATAAATTACAAGCTAAAACTATTATTAAAAATTACATCAATAAATATAAAGTACAGAAAATTATACGCTTGTAA
- a CDS encoding acyl-CoA reductase has product MKSIQNRITAFAKLGDFLRQFSIDNIKKIDSIEHNEIFFDGFLHQIKLAQENNSWFTKENIRLTFESWSKALTESNLTHFSKDVKLNNNPSKKVAIIMAGNVPLVGFHDFLSVLISGHEVLVKQSSNDKHLLPFLAKYLEYVDPNFKGKITFTEEKLTDFDAVIATGSDNTARYFEYYFKNKPNIIRKSRNSVAVITGKETEEDFIKLSDDVFHYFGLGCRSVSKLYVPKDYNFDAFFTGMYAKKDMINNAKYANNYDYNKAVYLMSLFDLLENGFLMIKEDESYASPIATVFYEYYDNEIDLKIKLHQDREKIQCIVAKDFIENEVAFGQTQYPKLTDYADGVNTLEFLSTI; this is encoded by the coding sequence ATGAAGAGTATTCAAAACAGAATTACTGCATTCGCAAAATTAGGCGACTTTTTACGACAGTTTTCTATCGATAATATAAAAAAAATCGATAGTATTGAACATAATGAAATATTTTTTGATGGCTTTTTACATCAAATTAAATTAGCGCAAGAAAATAACTCTTGGTTTACAAAAGAAAATATTCGACTTACTTTTGAGTCTTGGAGTAAAGCGCTAACAGAAAGCAATTTAACACACTTTTCTAAAGATGTTAAACTAAACAACAATCCATCTAAAAAAGTTGCCATTATTATGGCGGGTAACGTTCCTTTGGTTGGGTTTCACGATTTTTTATCCGTATTAATTTCGGGACATGAGGTATTGGTAAAACAATCTTCTAACGACAAGCATTTATTACCCTTTTTAGCCAAGTATTTAGAGTATGTTGATCCTAATTTTAAAGGTAAAATTACTTTTACAGAAGAAAAACTAACAGATTTTGATGCCGTAATTGCTACAGGAAGCGATAATACAGCGCGTTATTTTGAATATTATTTTAAAAATAAACCAAATATTATAAGAAAGAGCAGAAACTCTGTGGCTGTGATTACCGGAAAAGAAACAGAAGAAGATTTTATTAAATTATCTGACGATGTTTTTCATTATTTTGGGTTAGGTTGTAGATCGGTTTCTAAATTATACGTACCAAAAGATTATAATTTTGATGCTTTCTTTACAGGAATGTATGCTAAGAAAGACATGATTAATAATGCCAAATACGCTAATAATTACGATTATAACAAAGCCGTATATTTAATGAGTTTGTTCGATTTATTAGAAAACGGTTTTCTAATGATTAAGGAAGATGAAAGCTACGCCTCCCCTATTGCAACCGTCTTTTACGAATATTATGATAACGAAATAGATTTAAAAATAAAATTACATCAAGATAGAGAAAAGATTCAATGTATTGTTGCCAAAGACTTTATAGAAAATGAAGTTGCTTTTGGGCAAACACAATACCCTAAGCTAACAGATTATGCAGATGGTGTAAATACATTAGAATTTTTATCAACCATTTAA
- a CDS encoding D-2-hydroxyacid dehydrogenase, whose product MKILANDGISKGGINALEKAGFEVLNIKVAQNQLENYINENNIDAILVRSATQVRQELIEACPSLKLIGRGGVGLDNIDVDYAEDNGLQVINTPAASSESVAELVFAHLFGMVRFLHSSNREMPLEGDSRFKELKKAYSEGIELRGKTIGIIGFGRIGQEVAKIAIGIGMNVLATDDKVTSAPITLEFFNGQKTTFVIDTVDKEELLKESDFITLHTPDQEDYIISASEIEKMKDGVGIINTARGGILHEVDLVKAIESGKVQFAGLDVFETEPSPAVQLLMNPEISLTPHIGAATKEAQDRIGVELAHQIIALLKN is encoded by the coding sequence ATGAAGATATTAGCAAATGATGGAATTTCTAAAGGCGGAATTAACGCTTTAGAAAAAGCAGGTTTTGAAGTACTAAACATAAAAGTAGCTCAAAATCAGTTAGAAAATTATATCAATGAAAACAATATTGATGCAATTTTAGTAAGAAGCGCTACACAAGTAAGACAAGAATTAATAGAGGCTTGCCCTAGTTTAAAGTTAATAGGACGTGGTGGTGTTGGCTTAGATAATATTGATGTAGATTACGCAGAAGACAATGGATTGCAAGTAATTAACACTCCTGCAGCATCCTCTGAATCTGTTGCTGAATTAGTTTTTGCTCACCTTTTTGGGATGGTACGTTTTTTACATTCGTCAAATAGAGAAATGCCTTTAGAGGGTGATTCTCGTTTTAAAGAATTAAAAAAAGCCTATTCTGAAGGTATAGAGTTAAGAGGAAAAACGATTGGTATTATTGGTTTTGGACGCATTGGACAAGAAGTTGCCAAAATTGCTATTGGTATTGGTATGAATGTTTTGGCTACCGACGATAAGGTAACCAGCGCACCTATTACATTAGAGTTTTTTAACGGTCAAAAAACTACTTTTGTTATTGATACTGTAGATAAAGAAGAACTTTTAAAAGAGTCTGATTTTATTACATTACATACCCCAGATCAAGAAGATTATATTATTTCTGCATCAGAAATTGAAAAAATGAAAGATGGAGTTGGTATTATAAATACGGCAAGAGGAGGAATTTTACACGAAGTAGATTTAGTAAAAGCAATTGAAAGCGGTAAAGTACAATTTGCAGGTTTAGATGTTTTTGAAACAGAACCATCACCCGCTGTACAACTGTTAATGAATCCAGAAATTTCTTTAACGCCACACATTGGTGCAGCAACCAAAGAAGCACAAGATAGAATTGGTGTAGAATTGGCACATCAAATTATAGCTTTATTGAAAAATTAA
- a CDS encoding 4Fe-4S dicluster domain-containing protein, whose translation MAIIITDECINCGACEPECPNTAIYEGADDWKYSDGTDLKGNAVLPNGKTINADEDQEPVSDEIYYIVPDKCTECKGFHDEPQCAAVCPVDCCVPDDDVVETEEELLEKQRFMHNE comes from the coding sequence ATGGCAATTATAATAACAGATGAATGTATAAATTGTGGGGCATGTGAACCAGAATGTCCTAACACTGCAATTTACGAAGGAGCTGACGATTGGAAATATTCTGATGGAACAGATTTAAAAGGAAATGCGGTTTTACCAAATGGTAAAACAATAAACGCCGATGAAGATCAAGAACCTGTTTCTGATGAAATTTATTACATCGTTCCAGATAAGTGTACAGAATGTAAAGGTTTTCATGATGAGCCACAATGTGCTGCAGTATGTCCTGTAGATTGTTGTGTGCCAGATGACGACGTTGTAGAAACAGAAGAAGAGCTGTTAGAGAAACAACGTTTTATGCATAATGAATAG
- the serC gene encoding 3-phosphoserine/phosphohydroxythreonine transaminase: MKKHNFSAGPCILPQEVLQKASEAILNFNDDNLSLIEISHRSKPFVEVIEKARSLALELLGLENKGYQALFLQGGASLEFLMVAYNLLNKKAAYLNTGTWADKAIKEAKAFGEVVEVGSSKDKGYNYIPKGYTIPEDVDYFHCTSNNTVAGTQMKNFPETNVSLVCDMSSDIFSRQLDFEKFDLIYAGAQKNMGPAGATLVIIKEDILGKVERHIPSMLNYQIHIDKDSMFNTPSVFAVYVSMLTLQWLKDLGGIKFIEEVNNKKAALLYNEIDRNPLFKGVVEKEDRSNMNATFVLTDESLTEKFNKMWADAGISGINGHRSVGGYRASMYNALPLYSVQALVDVMQALEKKA, from the coding sequence ATGAAAAAACATAATTTTAGTGCAGGTCCTTGTATTTTACCACAAGAAGTGTTGCAAAAAGCATCAGAAGCAATTTTAAATTTTAATGATGATAATTTATCATTAATAGAAATTTCTCACAGAAGCAAACCTTTTGTAGAAGTAATAGAAAAAGCGCGTTCTTTAGCTTTAGAGTTGTTAGGATTAGAAAATAAAGGATATCAAGCCTTGTTTTTACAAGGTGGTGCAAGTTTAGAATTTTTAATGGTTGCTTATAATTTATTAAATAAAAAAGCAGCATATTTAAATACGGGTACTTGGGCAGACAAAGCTATTAAAGAAGCTAAAGCTTTTGGTGAGGTTGTTGAAGTAGGTTCTTCTAAAGACAAAGGATATAATTATATACCTAAAGGATATACGATTCCTGAAGATGTAGATTATTTTCACTGTACAAGTAACAATACCGTTGCCGGAACACAAATGAAAAACTTTCCGGAAACCAATGTTTCTTTGGTTTGTGATATGAGTTCAGATATTTTTTCTCGTCAATTAGATTTTGAAAAATTCGACTTAATTTATGCGGGTGCTCAAAAAAATATGGGTCCTGCCGGAGCAACTTTAGTTATTATTAAAGAAGATATTTTAGGCAAAGTAGAAAGACACATTCCTTCTATGCTAAACTATCAAATTCATATAGACAAAGACAGCATGTTTAATACACCTTCTGTATTTGCCGTGTACGTATCTATGTTAACATTGCAATGGTTAAAAGATTTAGGCGGAATTAAATTTATTGAAGAGGTAAACAATAAAAAAGCAGCTCTTTTATACAATGAAATTGATAGAAATCCTTTGTTTAAAGGAGTTGTAGAAAAAGAAGATAGAAGTAACATGAATGCTACTTTTGTTTTAACGGATGAATCTTTAACCGAAAAGTTTAATAAAATGTGGGCAGATGCAGGAATTAGCGGTATAAACGGTCATAGAAGTGTTGGTGGTTATAGAGCTAGTATGTACAACGCTTTACCTTTATATAGCGTGCAAGCTTTGGTAGATGTTATGCAAGCTCTAGAAAAAAAGGCTTAA
- a CDS encoding TonB-dependent receptor, whose translation MKQLSLLKICTITFVFLLPIGILAQTIKGKLTDSSGLGLPYMNVVEKGNTSNGLVSDDNGNFSITVKKLPTTLVISSMGFETKSIQVTNNSFLTIVVKEDNALEEVVVVGSRNSNRTVVDTPVPVDIIDVQKLAAQNGKVEINDILQFAAPSFNATKQSGSDGADHIVPASLRGLGPDQTLVLINGKRRHQSSLVNIFGTRGRGNSGTDLNAIPASAIKRIEVLRDGASAQYGSDAIAGVINIVLKDNTDGITAGITYGAYSTNVGSGWAEETGETLWNVNGKNRLDGKNKRFDGETVKLDLNFGAKINDKGGFVNFTTEFLSKNNSLRPGFSWRKGYGSAGLDGFSFMVNSIIPLNDNTEVYAFGGRNYRDTNAYAFSRDSFDEGDNRSVPSIYPNGFTPRITSIITDSSVSTGLKHTLDNGWKVDFNNTYGINKFHYFIKDTNNASLGSASPIDFDAGGHSLSQNTTGLDFSKYYEEYAKGINFAFGLEYRTENFQILSGEEASYGLYDTNGVIITNPAIQTVATDSNGNELPGGSQGFPGYSPDNVVDRSRTNIGLYFDTEVNITDNFLINAALRYEDYSDFGNTFNYKLASRFKVNDNLSFRGSVSSGFRAPSLAQVYYNLKFTNIVAGKSVPSLLSANNSIVTKAFGIGALQEEKALNTSIGFTYKKNGFTATIDAYSIAVDDRIILTDNFTDQTILEPLNVDTAQFFANGVDTKTTGVDIVLNYATTIGADNKLNIGLIGNLNKLEIKEVHNGNLNPYTFFSGFSQAYLEAAAPDYKFGLNLGYTRKKFNANVTLTKFSEVQLQDFQWVDAPPTTKAEADALYLTATDTYNSLITTDLSLSYKFSDKISLTLGANNLFNVYPTPQFDGWTDQGGLADSVQMGSDGAYYFTRISFNL comes from the coding sequence ATGAAACAACTCTCATTATTAAAAATATGTACGATAACTTTTGTGTTTCTACTTCCAATAGGAATTCTAGCACAAACTATAAAAGGAAAACTAACAGATTCATCTGGCTTAGGTTTGCCATATATGAATGTTGTAGAAAAAGGAAACACTTCTAACGGATTGGTTTCTGACGATAATGGAAACTTTTCTATTACTGTAAAAAAATTACCAACAACCTTAGTGATATCTTCTATGGGGTTTGAAACAAAATCTATACAAGTTACAAACAACTCTTTTTTAACCATTGTAGTTAAAGAAGACAATGCTTTAGAAGAAGTTGTGGTTGTAGGTTCTAGAAACTCTAACAGAACCGTAGTAGATACACCTGTCCCTGTAGATATTATTGATGTACAAAAATTAGCGGCACAAAATGGTAAAGTAGAAATTAATGATATTTTACAATTTGCAGCACCTTCTTTTAACGCAACCAAACAATCTGGTTCAGACGGGGCAGATCATATTGTACCTGCTTCTTTAAGAGGTTTAGGTCCCGATCAAACTTTAGTTTTAATCAACGGAAAAAGAAGACATCAATCTTCTTTAGTCAATATTTTCGGTACTAGAGGTCGTGGAAATTCTGGTACAGATTTAAATGCAATACCAGCTTCTGCTATTAAAAGAATTGAGGTTTTAAGAGATGGTGCTTCTGCACAATATGGATCGGACGCTATTGCTGGTGTTATCAATATTGTTTTAAAAGATAATACAGATGGTATTACAGCAGGTATTACGTATGGTGCATATAGTACAAATGTAGGTTCTGGTTGGGCAGAAGAAACAGGTGAAACACTGTGGAATGTGAATGGCAAAAATAGATTAGATGGTAAAAACAAACGTTTTGATGGAGAAACCGTAAAATTAGACCTAAATTTTGGTGCAAAAATTAATGACAAAGGTGGTTTTGTTAATTTTACAACAGAATTTTTATCAAAAAACAATAGCTTAAGACCTGGTTTTTCTTGGCGAAAAGGATACGGTAGTGCTGGTTTAGATGGCTTTAGTTTTATGGTAAATTCTATAATTCCTTTAAATGATAATACAGAAGTATATGCTTTTGGTGGTAGAAATTATAGAGATACAAACGCTTATGCATTTTCTAGAGATAGTTTTGATGAAGGTGATAATAGATCTGTACCTAGTATTTATCCAAATGGTTTTACACCAAGAATTACCTCTATAATTACAGATAGCTCGGTTTCTACAGGTTTAAAACATACTTTAGATAACGGATGGAAAGTTGATTTTAACAATACTTACGGAATAAATAAATTTCATTATTTTATTAAAGATACCAACAATGCTTCTTTAGGAAGCGCATCACCAATAGACTTTGATGCAGGTGGACATAGTTTATCTCAAAACACTACTGGATTAGACTTTTCTAAATACTACGAAGAATATGCAAAAGGAATCAATTTTGCTTTTGGTTTGGAATACAGAACAGAAAACTTTCAGATTTTATCTGGCGAAGAAGCTTCTTATGGCTTGTATGATACCAACGGTGTAATTATTACAAATCCGGCAATACAAACTGTAGCAACAGATTCTAATGGAAACGAATTACCGGGTGGTTCTCAGGGCTTTCCTGGATACAGCCCAGATAACGTAGTAGATAGAAGTAGAACAAATATTGGACTTTACTTTGATACAGAAGTTAACATCACTGATAATTTTTTAATCAACGCAGCATTGCGTTATGAAGATTATAGCGATTTTGGTAATACATTTAACTACAAATTAGCTAGTAGATTTAAAGTAAACGACAATTTATCTTTTAGAGGTTCTGTATCTAGTGGTTTTAGAGCACCATCTTTAGCGCAAGTTTACTACAATTTAAAATTTACAAATATTGTTGCAGGTAAATCGGTACCATCTTTATTATCTGCAAACAATAGTATTGTTACCAAAGCATTTGGTATTGGCGCTCTACAAGAAGAAAAAGCATTAAATACAAGTATTGGCTTTACTTATAAGAAAAACGGATTTACAGCTACAATAGACGCCTACTCTATTGCTGTTGATGATAGAATTATTTTAACAGATAATTTTACAGATCAAACCATTTTAGAACCTTTAAACGTAGATACTGCTCAGTTTTTTGCCAATGGTGTAGATACTAAAACTACCGGAGTAGATATTGTTTTAAATTACGCTACAACAATTGGTGCAGATAACAAATTAAATATTGGTTTAATAGGTAACTTAAATAAATTAGAAATTAAAGAAGTCCATAACGGAAATTTAAATCCGTATACTTTTTTTAGTGGTTTTTCTCAAGCTTATTTAGAAGCCGCTGCTCCTGACTATAAATTTGGGTTAAATTTAGGTTACACCAGAAAAAAGTTTAATGCAAATGTAACTTTAACCAAATTTAGTGAGGTACAACTGCAAGATTTTCAGTGGGTAGATGCACCTCCAACAACAAAAGCAGAAGCAGATGCACTGTATTTAACAGCAACCGATACTTATAATTCTTTAATTACAACCGATTTAAGTTTAAGTTATAAATTTTCTGATAAAATTAGCTTAACTCTGGGTGCAAATAACCTATTTAATGTTTATCCAACACCTCAATTTGATGGTTGGACAGATCAAGGAGGATTGGCAGATTCTGTACAAATGGGCTCTGACGGAGCTTATTATTTTACAAGAATTAGTTTTAATTTATAA